The following coding sequences lie in one Cyanobacterium stanieri LEGE 03274 genomic window:
- a CDS encoding ABC transporter ATP-binding protein, with translation MTSTINLPSTDVNTDKTVVVETYELSKIYLTGFWLNKKIPSLKNCTLKVYQGETFGLLGPNGAGKTTLLKTLLGIIKPTSGKAKLLGKPLGDNSVKQRLGYLPENAYYYDFLTAWEFLHFIASLFQIPKHHQNKRILELLDLVGLAKQTAQKKQLRQYSKGMMQRVGMAQALINDPEIVFFDEPMSGLDPMGRYQVRQIILSLKEQGKTIFFNSHVLADVEKICDRIAILARGELLNIGSLDEILGTQETYHATIRNCEITDMEGWLSNISQENHICRGELRGNPQEFINYLAATNAELVSLNLVRDSLEDYFIRQLEEKGITSSQ, from the coding sequence ATGACCTCCACAATAAATTTACCCAGCACCGATGTCAACACCGATAAAACAGTAGTAGTAGAAACCTACGAATTATCAAAGATTTATCTTACAGGCTTTTGGCTCAACAAAAAAATCCCCTCCCTCAAAAACTGTACCCTTAAAGTTTATCAAGGGGAAACATTCGGTTTACTAGGGCCCAATGGTGCAGGAAAAACCACCCTACTAAAAACCCTGTTAGGCATTATCAAACCCACCTCAGGCAAAGCAAAATTACTTGGAAAACCCCTCGGCGACAACAGCGTTAAACAAAGATTAGGTTATTTACCCGAAAACGCCTATTACTACGACTTCTTAACCGCATGGGAATTTTTACACTTTATCGCCTCCCTATTCCAAATCCCCAAACATCACCAAAACAAAAGAATTTTGGAACTGCTCGACTTAGTGGGTTTAGCCAAACAAACCGCCCAAAAGAAACAGTTAAGACAGTATTCCAAAGGAATGATGCAAAGGGTAGGAATGGCCCAGGCACTAATTAACGATCCTGAAATTGTCTTTTTTGATGAACCCATGTCAGGATTAGATCCCATGGGGCGTTATCAGGTACGACAAATTATATTATCCCTCAAAGAGCAAGGAAAAACCATTTTTTTTAATTCCCATGTTTTGGCTGATGTAGAGAAAATTTGCGATCGCATTGCCATCCTTGCCCGAGGAGAATTATTAAATATAGGTTCATTGGACGAAATTTTAGGCACTCAAGAAACCTACCACGCCACCATCAGAAACTGTGAAATCACGGACATGGAAGGATGGTTAAGCAACATTAGCCAAGAAAATCATATTTGTCGAGGGGAGTTGAGAGGTAATCCCCAAGAATTTATCAATTATCTAGCCGCCACTAACGCCGAATTAGTCAGCTTAAATCTTGTGCGTGATTCCCTCGAAGATTACTTTATTCGTCAACTAGAAGAAAAGGGTATTACCTCGAGTCAATAG
- a CDS encoding DUF1995 family protein — MTQIPQSLESAIAQAHTATLTALESGFNRLQVELIIPEIALKAQELAFAFAQLFSEYGAGLKVFFPDTGAAALARREWGETTFAVTDLGSSRSPIENRVSDTDEFYLVVSPSAVEVAQVEKLCNLAGDRPVILIIPQLEDISVVGIGYAARQLRERFLSTLESSYYYRPLEDAVVMRVFPGLWQVWRELEDNKFELITEVPKKPLGEVLDRILMGQNDEEETNQKSPSLGLLATMKNFIKALNN, encoded by the coding sequence ATGACTCAAATTCCTCAATCCCTCGAAAGTGCGATCGCACAGGCACACACTGCAACCCTAACGGCTTTAGAAAGCGGTTTTAATCGCCTACAAGTTGAATTAATCATCCCTGAAATCGCCCTAAAAGCTCAAGAATTAGCTTTTGCCTTTGCCCAGTTGTTTAGCGAATATGGAGCAGGTTTAAAGGTGTTTTTCCCCGACACAGGCGCCGCTGCTTTGGCAAGAAGGGAATGGGGTGAGACGACTTTTGCGGTGACGGATTTGGGTAGTAGCAGAAGCCCCATTGAAAATCGTGTTAGTGATACGGACGAGTTTTATTTGGTGGTATCCCCTTCAGCTGTAGAAGTGGCACAGGTAGAAAAATTGTGTAATCTTGCGGGCGATCGCCCCGTAATCTTGATCATACCGCAGTTAGAAGATATTTCTGTCGTGGGTATCGGTTACGCCGCTAGGCAACTCAGAGAAAGATTTTTAAGCACCCTCGAATCAAGTTACTATTATCGCCCCCTTGAAGATGCCGTCGTGATGCGGGTTTTCCCTGGTTTATGGCAAGTATGGCGAGAATTGGAAGATAATAAATTTGAACTGATTACCGAAGTACCTAAAAAACCCCTCGGGGAAGTCTTAGACAGAATTTTGATGGGGCAAAATGACGAGGAGGAAACCAATCAAAAATCTCCATCTTTGGGATTATTGGCAACTATGAAGAATTTTATCAAAGCACTAAATAACTAA
- a CDS encoding NADH-quinone oxidoreductase subunit K, protein MLEAFILITILSGFFGTIFKKNLVMKIMSMDVMSTGVVAYYVWVASRTGMFTPILAGQVDNESIKYADPVPQAVILTAIVIGFSIQALMLVGVMKLGKNNPTLESNEVEKNNTP, encoded by the coding sequence GTGTTAGAAGCATTCATTTTAATAACGATTCTGAGCGGTTTTTTTGGCACAATTTTTAAGAAAAATTTGGTCATGAAAATAATGTCCATGGATGTGATGAGTACGGGGGTAGTCGCCTATTACGTCTGGGTAGCATCACGCACGGGAATGTTTACCCCTATCTTAGCAGGGCAAGTGGATAATGAATCCATCAAATATGCCGATCCTGTACCCCAAGCGGTGATTTTAACCGCCATTGTGATTGGTTTTTCTATTCAAGCCTTAATGTTGGTGGGGGTAATGAAATTAGGCAAAAATAATCCCACTTTAGAAAGTAATGAAGTCGAAAAAAATAACACTCCATGA
- a CDS encoding cation:proton antiporter, whose protein sequence is MTNLTIISILLPLFIGFLVYLLPKIDKIFCLLTVLFSIFYASYIIINNVDLSLQLLDNFGVQLLVNNLSAYFIITNALVTGAVILYSWKTKKKTFFYTLLIILHGSMNAVFISADFLSVYVALEVIGISAFLLVVYPRTDRSIWVGLRYLFTSNIAMLFYLIGAILVYKSNQSFAFTGLINSTPEAIALIFLGLLTKGGIFISGLWLPLTHAESQSPVSAILSGVVVKAGIFPLLRCAIMMNDFDSLIHAVGIATAFFGITYALFSQDTKRILASSTVSQLGWILVAPEVGGFYALAHGLAKANLFMISGVLPSRNIQELQNRAISTRLWLALSVGSLSICGFPLFYGFAAKTLALKNLSSIEELLMNISAVGTAMIYAKFIFLPRGGIDKTPSNLWWGLAPLIVAIFAGNFLYISAYTPLNVIKGLGLSAIGFLLHFLIFKKAVFTLSRYFEELEQIMGVMILMLVVLFWMVVAWSPVSFFV, encoded by the coding sequence ATGACAAATTTAACCATTATCTCTATTCTTCTTCCGTTATTTATCGGATTTTTAGTTTATTTATTACCTAAAATAGATAAAATATTTTGTTTATTAACGGTACTATTTTCTATTTTTTATGCAAGTTATATTATAATTAATAATGTAGATTTATCTTTACAGTTATTAGATAATTTTGGTGTACAACTATTAGTTAACAATTTAAGTGCTTATTTTATCATCACCAATGCCCTAGTAACTGGTGCAGTGATATTATATTCTTGGAAAACTAAGAAAAAAACCTTTTTTTATACCCTGTTAATTATCCTCCATGGCAGTATGAATGCTGTCTTTATTAGTGCAGATTTTCTCAGTGTTTATGTAGCTTTAGAAGTCATTGGTATTTCAGCTTTTTTACTGGTAGTTTATCCTCGCACCGACAGGAGTATTTGGGTAGGATTACGCTATCTTTTTACTAGCAATATTGCCATGTTATTTTATTTGATCGGCGCTATATTGGTTTATAAAAGTAATCAATCTTTTGCTTTTACAGGGTTAATAAATAGTACCCCTGAGGCGATCGCCCTTATTTTCTTAGGTTTACTTACCAAGGGGGGCATTTTCATCTCAGGGTTATGGCTACCCCTCACCCATGCCGAATCCCAAAGCCCTGTATCTGCCATTCTTTCAGGGGTGGTAGTCAAAGCGGGAATTTTTCCCCTGCTACGGTGTGCCATCATGATGAATGACTTTGATAGTCTCATCCATGCCGTAGGCATTGCCACCGCCTTTTTTGGCATCACCTACGCCCTATTTTCCCAAGACACCAAAAGAATATTGGCATCTAGTACCGTATCTCAATTAGGCTGGATTTTAGTCGCCCCAGAGGTAGGCGGATTTTATGCCCTTGCCCATGGATTAGCAAAAGCAAATCTATTTATGATTAGCGGTGTGTTACCTAGTCGTAATATTCAAGAATTACAAAATAGGGCTATTAGCACCAGACTATGGTTAGCCTTGAGTGTTGGTAGTTTATCCATTTGCGGATTTCCTTTATTCTATGGTTTTGCCGCCAAAACCCTCGCTTTAAAAAATCTTTCATCCATCGAAGAATTATTAATGAATATTAGCGCCGTGGGTACTGCCATGATTTATGCTAAGTTCATCTTTTTACCTCGGGGGGGAATTGATAAAACTCCCTCAAATTTATGGTGGGGTTTAGCACCTTTAATAGTTGCCATTTTCGCAGGTAATTTTTTATATATTTCCGCTTATACTCCCCTCAATGTTATCAAGGGTTTGGGATTAAGTGCGATCGGTTTTCTTCTACATTTTCTCATTTTTAAAAAAGCCGTATTTACTTTATCCCGATATTTTGAAGAATTAGAGCAAATTATGGGAGTAATGATTTTAATGTTAGTTGTATTATTTTGGATGGTAGTAGCATGGTCCCCAGTATCCTTTTTCGTTTAA
- a CDS encoding Na+/H+ antiporter subunit E — protein sequence MVPSILFRLILWFLLTADFGITNVIIGILVALLLPPYNIFSKAPYTNTEEKLKDLLTIFKHIIIAIPQAYKESIEMILSPHRHEEVVREAVPPNRSKLLIFLDTYVITFTPKAVVIKYNDKGWYDVHYVKRKAVDRTMDN from the coding sequence ATGGTCCCCAGTATCCTTTTTCGTTTAATACTTTGGTTTTTATTAACCGCTGATTTTGGTATTACTAATGTGATTATAGGCATATTAGTAGCTTTACTTTTACCACCCTATAACATTTTTAGTAAAGCACCATATACCAACACAGAAGAAAAACTTAAAGATTTATTAACTATTTTTAAACATATTATTATTGCCATTCCCCAAGCCTATAAAGAATCCATAGAAATGATTTTGAGTCCCCATCGCCATGAGGAAGTTGTTAGGGAAGCAGTACCCCCTAATCGTTCAAAACTGCTCATATTTCTTGATACCTATGTAATTACTTTTACCCCCAAAGCCGTTGTTATCAAATACAATGATAAGGGTTGGTATGATGTACATTATGTAAAAAGAAAAGCTGTGGATAGGACTATGGATAATTAG
- a CDS encoding dipeptide ABC transporter ATP-binding protein: MGSSLLSIENLKIAYPSSVNDSDKNTSWAVNDVSFSVDKGDIVALVGESGCGKSTIGKTIIGLLPCHTRVEGDIFFQGKSITSYNPQEMRRLRGEGIGLVFQDPMTRLNPLMTIGNHCQETLKAHRSDLSSQEIRQRVLDTLELVKIPKKRFSQYPHEFSGGMRQRVAIALTLILQPKLIIADEPTTSLDVTISNQILQELTTLCKQQEMGLILISHDLNMVGKYGDRIGVMYQGKMVETGMVKEIMKNPHHDYSKILLNSTLHNKEKKENILESLKEKTKTILELKNVEKYYSLEANFLEQLLGKKTEIIKAVDNINLQLYEGEIFGLVGESGCGKSTLSRTILQLIKPTSGQVIFQEQDISQLSPQSMISLRREMQMIFQDPHACLNPLITVEKAIAEPLIIHKLADKTEIRSKVTQMLEKVGLCPPEDYLRRYPKELSGGQQQRVAIARALITNPKLLICDEPVSMLDATVQDQVLQLMLDLKQEFQLTYLFITHDLSVARYMCDRIAVMNQGKIVEQGITEEIFMHPQHPYTQKLLTQ, from the coding sequence ATGGGTTCATCTCTTTTGTCTATTGAAAATTTAAAAATTGCCTATCCAAGTTCTGTTAATGACAGCGATAAAAATACAAGCTGGGCGGTAAATGATGTTTCTTTTTCAGTGGATAAGGGAGATATTGTGGCCTTGGTGGGGGAGTCTGGTTGTGGAAAATCCACTATTGGTAAGACAATTATTGGTTTGTTACCCTGTCATACTAGGGTTGAGGGAGATATTTTTTTTCAAGGAAAATCCATCACCTCTTATAACCCCCAAGAAATGCGCCGTTTACGAGGAGAGGGAATAGGGTTAGTTTTCCAAGATCCTATGACAAGGTTAAATCCTTTAATGACCATTGGCAACCATTGTCAAGAAACCTTGAAAGCCCATCGTTCAGATTTATCTTCCCAGGAAATACGACAGAGGGTTTTAGATACCTTGGAGTTGGTGAAGATACCAAAAAAGCGTTTTAGTCAATATCCCCATGAGTTTAGCGGTGGTATGCGTCAACGGGTGGCGATCGCCCTTACTCTTATACTACAACCGAAATTGATTATTGCGGATGAACCTACTACCAGCCTTGATGTAACTATTTCTAATCAAATTTTGCAGGAGTTAACCACTCTTTGTAAACAACAGGAAATGGGTTTAATTCTAATTTCCCATGACTTAAATATGGTAGGTAAATATGGCGATCGCATCGGGGTAATGTATCAGGGAAAAATGGTGGAAACTGGTATGGTAAAGGAAATTATGAAAAATCCTCACCATGATTATAGTAAAATATTGTTAAATTCTACTCTACATAATAAAGAAAAAAAAGAGAATATTTTAGAATCGTTAAAAGAAAAAACAAAAACTATTTTAGAATTAAAAAATGTAGAAAAATATTATAGTTTAGAAGCTAACTTTTTAGAGCAATTATTAGGTAAAAAAACAGAAATAATAAAGGCTGTTGATAATATAAATCTTCAATTATATGAAGGAGAAATTTTTGGTTTAGTAGGGGAGTCAGGTTGCGGGAAAAGTACCCTATCCCGAACAATTTTACAATTAATCAAGCCCACTTCAGGACAAGTAATTTTTCAGGAACAAGATATTAGCCAATTATCTCCCCAATCCATGATCAGTTTGCGTCGAGAAATGCAAATGATTTTCCAAGATCCCCATGCTTGTCTTAACCCTCTTATAACGGTGGAAAAGGCGATCGCAGAACCTCTCATAATCCATAAATTGGCGGATAAAACAGAAATTAGGTCAAAAGTGACCCAAATGCTAGAAAAAGTAGGTCTATGCCCTCCAGAAGATTATCTGAGACGGTATCCCAAAGAACTATCAGGGGGTCAACAACAACGAGTGGCGATCGCCCGAGCCTTAATTACTAATCCCAAATTGCTAATCTGTGATGAGCCTGTGAGTATGTTAGATGCTACCGTACAAGACCAAGTCTTACAATTAATGTTAGATTTGAAACAAGAATTTCAACTTACCTATCTATTTATCACCCATGATTTGAGTGTGGCTCGGTATATGTGCGATCGTATTGCCGTCATGAATCAAGGGAAAATAGTTGAACAAGGCATCACCGAGGAAATTTTCATGCACCCGCAACATCCTTACACACAGAAATTATTAACACAGTGA
- a CDS encoding DUF948 domain-containing protein: protein MNNPIIWLGLSFALVALSLTAVLIALIPVAQQLTNTARSAEKLLDTLNKEFPDTIESLKATNHEITQLTGEVKQGVKSVSSVSKQIDNNLNEAKKQINNVQVKSKSIWAGLKAGVKTWQNYSSLPEDQDS from the coding sequence ATGAATAATCCCATCATTTGGTTAGGATTATCCTTTGCCCTCGTTGCCCTTAGTCTCACTGCCGTTTTAATTGCCCTTATTCCCGTCGCTCAACAACTAACAAATACTGCCCGTAGTGCTGAAAAACTACTCGACACCCTTAACAAAGAATTTCCTGATACCATCGAATCCCTAAAAGCCACAAACCATGAAATCACCCAATTAACAGGGGAAGTAAAACAAGGGGTTAAAAGCGTTTCTTCCGTTAGTAAACAAATTGATAATAATCTCAATGAAGCCAAAAAACAGATTAATAACGTTCAAGTGAAAAGTAAAAGTATTTGGGCTGGATTAAAAGCAGGAGTTAAAACATGGCAAAATTACTCCTCTTTACCCGAAGACCAAGATTCCTAG
- a CDS encoding YtxH domain-containing protein, which translates to MSEDKNKTAFIGGLLLGGSLGAIASIFFTPRSGKENRQMLKKTAQALPEMAEDLSSTLKINSNRLSASALDNWEHTLTRLKVAIAAGLEASKEETNQEEEEK; encoded by the coding sequence ATGAGTGAAGATAAGAATAAGACGGCTTTTATTGGTGGTTTATTATTGGGGGGTAGTCTAGGTGCGATCGCCTCTATTTTTTTCACCCCGAGAAGCGGAAAAGAAAATCGTCAGATGTTAAAAAAAACTGCCCAAGCCCTTCCAGAAATGGCAGAAGATTTATCCTCTACCCTAAAAATTAATAGTAATCGTTTATCAGCATCGGCGCTTGATAATTGGGAACATACTTTAACAAGGCTCAAAGTTGCGATCGCCGCAGGATTAGAAGCCAGTAAAGAAGAAACTAATCAAGAAGAAGAAGAAAAATAA
- the fba gene encoding class II fructose-bisphosphate aldolase (catalyzes the reversible aldol condensation of dihydroxyacetonephosphate and glyceraldehyde 3-phosphate in the Calvin cycle, glycolysis, and/or gluconeogenesis), which yields MALVPMRLLLDHAAENGYGIPAFNVNNLEQILSIMDAANEADSPVILQASRGARKYAGENFLRHLILAATETYPHIPVAMHQDHGNSPATCYSAIRNGFTSVMMDGSLQEDAKTPASFEYNVNVTAEVVKVAHSVGASVEGELGCLGSLETGMGEAEDGHGFEGKLDHSQLLTDPDEAVEFVERTQVDALAVAIGTSHGAYKFTRKPTGEILAISRIEEIHAKLPNTHLVMHGSSSVPQEWLDMINEYGGQIPETYGVPVEEIQKGIKSGVRKVNIDTDNRLAITAAIREAAAKDPSNFDPRHFLKPSMKYMKQVCLDRYEQFWTAGNASKIKQVSLDDFAAKYASGELAATTKKTVAV from the coding sequence ATGGCTTTAGTTCCTATGAGACTTCTGCTTGACCATGCAGCAGAAAATGGTTATGGCATCCCTGCGTTTAACGTAAATAACCTCGAACAAATTCTTTCTATCATGGACGCAGCCAATGAAGCTGATAGTCCTGTTATTCTACAGGCTTCCCGTGGCGCTCGTAAATATGCTGGAGAAAACTTCCTTCGTCACCTCATCTTAGCGGCTACCGAAACCTATCCTCATATCCCTGTGGCTATGCACCAAGATCATGGTAATAGCCCTGCAACTTGTTATTCTGCTATCCGTAACGGTTTTACTAGCGTTATGATGGATGGTTCTTTACAAGAAGATGCTAAAACCCCTGCTAGTTTTGAATATAACGTCAACGTAACCGCAGAAGTTGTTAAAGTAGCTCACTCTGTTGGTGCTAGTGTTGAGGGTGAATTGGGTTGTTTAGGCTCTCTGGAAACCGGTATGGGTGAAGCCGAAGACGGTCACGGTTTTGAAGGAAAATTAGACCATTCCCAATTATTAACCGATCCCGATGAAGCAGTGGAGTTCGTAGAGCGCACCCAGGTTGACGCTTTAGCCGTTGCCATCGGTACTAGCCACGGTGCTTACAAATTTACCCGTAAGCCCACTGGTGAAATCCTCGCTATCAGCCGTATCGAAGAAATTCACGCCAAATTACCTAACACCCACTTAGTAATGCACGGTTCTTCTTCTGTACCCCAAGAGTGGTTAGATATGATCAACGAATATGGTGGTCAAATCCCTGAAACCTATGGTGTACCCGTAGAGGAAATCCAAAAAGGTATTAAGAGTGGTGTTCGTAAGGTAAATATTGACACTGACAACCGTTTAGCTATTACTGCGGCTATCCGTGAGGCGGCGGCAAAAGATCCTTCTAACTTCGATCCTCGTCACTTCTTGAAACCTTCTATGAAGTACATGAAGCAAGTATGTTTAGATCGTTATGAGCAGTTCTGGACTGCTGGTAATGCAAGTAAAATTAAGCAAGTTAGCTTAGATGATTTTGCTGCTAAATATGCTAGTGGTGAGTTAGCTGCGACTACCAAGAAAACTGTAGCTGTATAG
- a CDS encoding DUF2499 domain-containing protein, whose translation MHALSIPTWIVHVSSVIEWIAAIWFIWRYAEVTGEDSWRWLAWGMLPALVSAMCACTWHFYDNLPRLEWLVTIQALTTVIGNCTLCLGAWKIWSFATKQES comes from the coding sequence ATGCACGCATTATCAATTCCCACTTGGATAGTCCATGTTTCTAGCGTCATCGAATGGATAGCCGCCATTTGGTTTATCTGGCGTTACGCAGAAGTAACAGGGGAAGATAGTTGGCGTTGGTTAGCATGGGGAATGTTACCCGCCCTTGTTAGCGCCATGTGTGCTTGTACTTGGCATTTTTATGATAATTTACCCCGTTTAGAATGGCTCGTTACCATCCAAGCTCTTACTACTGTTATTGGTAATTGTACCCTTTGTTTAGGGGCTTGGAAAATTTGGAGCTTCGCCACCAAACAAGAAAGCTAG
- a CDS encoding serine O-acetyltransferase, producing the protein MKKTLKKLWFYIEIIIFFPLLIPYYFTTEKELIKQDNQKWVEYLSIQSKNLIIQLITLLKNAPEYRNLYYFRLKKGNLTAKIISQILKIIYRPCGYFFLDESCNIGGGLFIQHGFSTIIMADMGENCWINQQVTIGYKDKTGRPKIGNNVRITAGAKVIGNIEIGDNVVIGANAVVTKNVPPNCVVVGIPAYIIKRDGEKVKQELR; encoded by the coding sequence ATGAAAAAAACTCTTAAAAAACTATGGTTTTATATTGAAATAATTATTTTTTTCCCCCTCCTAATTCCTTATTATTTTACCACAGAAAAAGAGCTAATAAAACAAGATAATCAAAAATGGGTTGAGTATCTATCTATACAATCAAAAAATCTAATAATTCAACTAATTACACTCTTAAAAAACGCTCCCGAATATCGAAACTTATACTACTTTCGCCTAAAAAAAGGAAACCTAACAGCCAAAATCATCAGCCAAATTCTGAAAATAATTTATCGTCCCTGTGGTTATTTCTTCCTTGATGAATCCTGTAATATCGGTGGAGGCTTATTCATTCAGCACGGTTTCAGTACCATCATTATGGCAGACATGGGCGAAAATTGCTGGATAAATCAACAAGTAACCATCGGCTACAAAGACAAAACAGGCAGACCAAAAATTGGTAATAACGTCAGAATTACCGCAGGGGCAAAAGTGATCGGCAACATCGAAATCGGTGATAACGTAGTAATCGGCGCCAATGCCGTAGTCACCAAAAATGTACCCCCTAACTGCGTAGTGGTGGGAATTCCCGCCTACATTATTAAAAGAGATGGGGAAAAAGTAAAACAAGAGCTAAGATAA
- a CDS encoding glucose-6-phosphate isomerase has product MDNLQLWQRYQDWLYYHEGLGLYVDISRMGFDDDFYNNLQPKFVDAFEAVAKLEQGAIANPDEKRMVGHYWLRNVDIAPNQEIKKEINDSLTKIKAFATDIHSGNITTPDGEKFTDLLSIGIGGSALGPQFVSSALTTTHPPLKIHFIDNTDPAGIDRTLAQIGDKLKTTLVLVISKSGGTPETRNGMLEAKKAYTDKGLNFADYAVAITMPDDSSKLYKIVQEEKWLECFAMFDWVGGRTSELSAVGLLPAALEGIDIQGMLDGAKEMDMATRIPDVKKNPAALLALGWYYAGNGKGEKDMVILPYKDSLLLFSRYLQQLVMESLGKEEDLDGNKVYQGIAVYGNKGSTDQHAYVQQLREGVANFFVTFIEVLKDRAGNSLELEPNITSGDYLSGLLQGTRKALYDNGRDSITVTINEVTPKMIGALIALYERAVSIYAYLININAYHQPGVEAGKKAAASILDLQKRVLEVVKSSNNSLTIADIANQVDPQEIEAIYKILRHLEANNRGINIKGDPERICSAGRTSPSQLIVQYHS; this is encoded by the coding sequence ATGGATAATTTACAATTGTGGCAACGTTATCAAGACTGGCTTTATTATCACGAAGGTTTAGGGCTTTATGTTGATATAAGTCGCATGGGTTTTGATGATGATTTTTACAACAATTTACAACCAAAATTTGTTGATGCTTTTGAGGCGGTAGCAAAATTAGAGCAAGGCGCCATTGCTAATCCTGATGAAAAAAGAATGGTGGGGCATTATTGGTTACGCAATGTAGATATAGCCCCTAATCAGGAGATAAAAAAAGAAATAAATGATAGTTTGACGAAAATAAAAGCATTTGCCACGGATATTCATTCAGGTAATATAACCACCCCTGATGGGGAAAAGTTTACCGATTTATTGTCAATTGGTATTGGAGGCTCAGCTTTAGGCCCTCAATTTGTTTCTTCTGCCCTCACCACAACCCATCCTCCTTTAAAGATTCACTTTATTGATAACACAGATCCCGCAGGAATCGATCGCACCTTAGCCCAAATTGGAGATAAACTAAAAACTACCCTAGTATTAGTAATCAGTAAATCAGGAGGCACTCCCGAAACCCGTAACGGGATGTTGGAAGCCAAAAAAGCCTATACAGATAAAGGCTTAAACTTTGCCGATTATGCCGTAGCCATCACCATGCCCGATGATAGCAGTAAATTATATAAAATTGTTCAGGAAGAAAAATGGCTAGAATGTTTTGCCATGTTTGATTGGGTAGGGGGGCGCACCTCAGAATTATCCGCCGTGGGATTGTTACCTGCCGCCCTAGAAGGCATCGATATTCAAGGAATGTTAGATGGGGCAAAGGAAATGGATATGGCTACCCGTATCCCCGATGTGAAAAAAAATCCTGCCGCCCTTCTTGCCCTTGGTTGGTATTATGCAGGGAATGGTAAGGGGGAAAAAGACATGGTAATTTTACCCTACAAAGATAGTTTATTATTGTTTAGCCGTTATCTACAACAGTTGGTGATGGAGTCTTTGGGTAAAGAAGAAGACTTGGACGGAAACAAAGTTTATCAGGGTATTGCTGTATATGGTAACAAAGGTTCAACGGATCAACACGCCTATGTGCAACAGTTGAGGGAAGGGGTTGCCAATTTCTTTGTTACTTTTATTGAGGTATTAAAAGATAGGGCTGGAAATTCCTTGGAGTTAGAGCCAAACATCACCAGTGGTGATTACCTTTCGGGGCTGTTACAGGGTACGAGAAAAGCTCTCTATGACAACGGTAGGGACTCCATTACGGTTACTATTAATGAGGTTACGCCAAAAATGATTGGTGCTTTAATTGCACTCTATGAAAGGGCTGTTAGTATCTATGCTTATTTAATTAATATTAATGCTTACCACCAACCCGGGGTTGAGGCTGGTAAAAAGGCAGCTGCTTCTATTTTAGATTTACAAAAGAGGGTTTTAGAAGTAGTTAAAAGCTCAAATAATTCTCTGACAATTGCGGATATTGCTAATCAAGTTGATCCTCAAGAAATAGAAGCTATTTATAAAATTTTACGCCATTTAGAGGCTAATAATAGAGGTATAAATATTAAGGGCGATCCCGAAAGGATATGCTCCGCAGGACGCACCTCACCTAGTCAATTAATCGTCCAATATCATTCCTAA
- a CDS encoding protochlorophyllide oxidoreductase: MEWTSEAEAKLKEIPFFVRPAARKKIEKFAQENGEVTITVEVYQRAKAKFN, from the coding sequence ATGGAATGGACTTCAGAAGCAGAAGCAAAATTGAAAGAAATACCTTTTTTTGTACGCCCTGCCGCCAGAAAGAAGATTGAAAAGTTTGCCCAAGAAAATGGAGAAGTAACTATTACAGTGGAAGTTTATCAACGGGCAAAAGCTAAGTTTAATTAG